The Rhodopseudomonas palustris genome window below encodes:
- a CDS encoding nitrogen fixation protein NifZ: MNIARDSDIVELDGPPDFEYGQKVRARLNIRNDGTFPGKEIGEVLVKKGDEGYVVSIGTFLQQFYIYGVDFVAQGRIVGMKRRELVAVEAFQAETQEAV, from the coding sequence ATGAACATCGCGCGTGACAGCGACATCGTCGAGCTGGATGGCCCGCCGGACTTTGAATACGGCCAGAAGGTCCGGGCGCGGCTCAACATCCGCAACGACGGCACCTTTCCAGGCAAGGAGATCGGCGAGGTGCTGGTGAAGAAGGGCGACGAGGGCTACGTCGTCTCGATCGGCACCTTCCTGCAGCAGTTCTACATCTACGGCGTCGACTTCGTGGCGCAGGGCCGCATCGTCGGCATGAAGCGGCGGGAGTTGGTCGCGGTCGAAGCTTTTCAGGCCGAAACGCAGGAGGCAGTGTGA
- a CDS encoding SIR2 family protein, whose protein sequence is MPAQALDDIAAGLLRGRVIPYLGSACVALGESSSVPTSPAELVARLTAKTTVPYKVRTNLTGAAQYIENFKHRKTLTTMMAEAFRSSPQPNELHRMLASLPELPLLVHAWYDDLPQKAFANRQNWGMAQGVSQSEHHGHWVNYYKPDGSEIAEPAPGIVTEDEMPLYAPVPDEALGWTTMLYQPIGSVAPAANFLVSDSDYVEVLTEIDIQTPIPLTVQQLRKDRNFLFLGCRFDNQLDRAFARQIMKRSSAQHWAVLPDTPTRNEERFLEEQSITRIDWPLTKFVATLGELLQSQALTA, encoded by the coding sequence ATGCCGGCACAAGCACTCGACGACATCGCCGCAGGCTTGTTGCGCGGCCGGGTGATCCCGTATCTCGGCTCGGCCTGCGTGGCGCTCGGCGAATCGAGCAGCGTGCCGACCTCGCCGGCCGAGCTGGTGGCGCGGCTGACCGCGAAGACCACGGTGCCGTACAAGGTCCGCACCAATCTCACCGGCGCCGCGCAGTACATCGAGAACTTCAAGCACCGCAAAACGCTGACGACGATGATGGCGGAGGCGTTCCGGTCCTCGCCACAGCCGAACGAGCTGCATCGGATGCTGGCGTCGCTGCCCGAGCTGCCGCTGCTGGTCCACGCCTGGTATGACGACCTGCCACAGAAGGCGTTCGCCAATCGCCAGAATTGGGGCATGGCACAGGGCGTCAGCCAGAGCGAACATCACGGCCATTGGGTGAATTACTACAAGCCCGACGGCAGCGAGATTGCTGAGCCCGCACCCGGCATCGTGACCGAAGACGAGATGCCGCTGTATGCGCCGGTCCCGGACGAGGCGCTCGGCTGGACGACGATGCTGTATCAGCCGATCGGCTCGGTCGCGCCGGCGGCCAATTTTCTGGTGTCCGACAGCGACTATGTCGAAGTCCTGACCGAGATCGACATTCAGACGCCGATCCCGCTGACGGTGCAGCAGCTGCGCAAGGACAGGAACTTTCTGTTCCTCGGCTGCCGGTTCGATAACCAGCTCGACCGCGCATTCGCCCGCCAGATCATGAAGCGCTCCTCTGCCCAGCATTGGGCCGTGTTGCCGGATACGCCCACCCGCAACGAAGAGCGCTTCCTCGAGGAACAGTCCATCACCCGGATTGATTGGCCGCTGACGAAGTTCGTCGCCACGCTCGGCGAACTGCTGCAGAGCCAGGCGCTGACGGCGTAG
- the nifT gene encoding putative nitrogen fixation protein NifT: MKVMIRKTATGHSAYVAKKDLEEPIVAMENPALWGGKVTLANGWQLELPVMAADTPLPITVEARKL; encoded by the coding sequence ATGAAAGTGATGATCCGCAAGACCGCGACCGGTCACTCCGCCTATGTCGCCAAGAAGGACCTCGAGGAGCCGATCGTCGCGATGGAGAATCCCGCGCTTTGGGGCGGCAAGGTTACGCTTGCCAATGGCTGGCAGCTCGAACTGCCGGTGATGGCGGCGGACACGCCACTGCCGATCACCGTCGAAGCCCGCAAGCTCTGA
- a CDS encoding nitrogen fixation protein NifZ gives MTPEPRYQWGQRVRAEIDLFNDGSFPDQPEDALLVKSGDAGEIVRIGLHTETNRPVYLVEFAEHRVIGCLEDEITPL, from the coding sequence ATGACGCCGGAGCCGCGATACCAATGGGGCCAGCGCGTCCGCGCCGAGATCGACCTGTTCAATGACGGCAGCTTTCCGGACCAGCCGGAGGACGCGCTGCTGGTGAAGAGCGGCGACGCCGGCGAGATCGTCCGGATCGGCCTGCACACCGAAACCAATCGGCCAGTTTATCTCGTCGAATTCGCCGAACACCGGGTGATCGGCTGTCTCGAAGACGAAATCACCCCACTCTGA